The following proteins are co-located in the Ficedula albicollis isolate OC2 chromosome 27, FicAlb1.5, whole genome shotgun sequence genome:
- the LOC107604229 gene encoding leucine-rich repeat extensin-like protein 3 — protein sequence PPPPPPPPPPPPPPPPPPPPPPPPPPPPPPPPPPPPPPPPPPPPPPPPPPPPPPPPPPPPPPPPPPPPPPPPPPPPPPPPPPPPPPPPPPPPPPPPPPPPPPPPPPPPPPPPPPPPPPPPPPPPPPPPPPPPPPPPPPPPPPPPPPPPPPPPPP from the coding sequence cccccccccccccccccccccccccccccccccccccccccccccccccccccccccccccccccccccccccccccccccccccccccccccccccccccccccccccccccccccccccccccccccccccccccccccccccccccccccccccccccccccccccccccccccccccccccccccccccccccccccccccccccccccccccccccccccccccccccccccccccccccccccccccccccccccccccccccccccccccccccccccccccccccccccccccccccccccccccccccccccccccccccccccccccccccccccccccccccccccccccccccccccccccccccccccccccccccccccccccccccccccccccccccccccccccccccccccccccccccccccccccccccccccccccccccc
- the TCAP gene encoding LOW QUALITY PROTEIN: telethonin (The sequence of the model RefSeq protein was modified relative to this genomic sequence to represent the inferred CDS: deleted 1 base in 1 codon), producing MVGPGGVGGSGGLLSAARLGCRVQEEDVGRRETFSAEWLDLELRSRPEDGWCRREADTQRRESLEQRGAVRVLEQRSPLGLLRVGVLGQPLTQHLLPYARTFPVPLFAPSDLRGAKGGIPRTLSRSLSHEAQRGG from the exons ATGGTGGGTCCTGGAGGGGTGGGGGGCTCCGGGGGGCTCCTCTCGGCC GCCCGTCTGGGCTGCCGAGTGCAAGAGGAGGACGTGGGGCGGAGAGAGACCTTCAGTGCTGAGTGGTTGGACCTGGAGCTCCGGTCCCGGCCCGAGGACGG GTGGTGCCGGCGGGAGGCGGACACGCAGCGCCGGGAGTCGCTGGAGCAGCGCGGGGCCGTGCGGGTGCTGGAGCAGCGCTCGCCCTTGGGGCTGCTGCGGGTGGGGGTCCTGGGGCAGCCCCTgacccagcacctcctgccctaCGCCCGCACCTTCCCCGTGCCCCTCTTCGCCCCCTCAGACCTCCGCGGGGCCAAGGGGGGCATCCCCCGCACCCTCTCCCGATCTCTCTCCCACGAAgcccagcgggggggg
- the STARD3 gene encoding stAR-related lipid transfer protein 3, whose product MSKPTELQHDLERSLPAIASISSSFSQSQGFSPYFFSPEKRKAISDVRRTFCLFVTFDLLFISLLWIIELNTKVGIKENLKDEIINYRFKTSFFDIFLLALFRFVVLLLGYAVLRLRHWWVIAVTTLVSSAFLIVKVILSELLTKGAFGYLLPIVSFVIAWLETWFLDFKVLTQEAEEERWFLAAQAAASRPLLYPRALSEGQFYSPPESFAGSDNESDEEGVGRKALTTQEKEYVRQGKEAMEVVDQILAQEENWKFEKNNDFGDVVYTFEIPFHGKTFILKAFLQCSPEMVYQEVILQPEKMILWNRTVAACQILQRIEDNTIVSYDVAAGAAGGVVSPRDFVNVRRIERRRDRYISSGMSTTHSLKPPLSKYVRGENGPGGFIVLKCPSNAKVCTFIWILNTDLKGRLPRYLIHQSLAATMFEFAFHLRQRVAELCSKP is encoded by the exons ATGAGCAAGCCCACGGAGCTGCAGCACGACCTGGAACGAAGCCTCCCAGCCATTGCCTCCATCagctcctccttttcccagagccagggcttCTCCCCGTATTTCTTCTCCCCCGAGAAGAGAAAAGCCATCTCGGATGTGAGGAGGACATTCTGCCTCTTTGTCACCTTCGACCTGCTCTTCATCTCCCTGCTGTGGATCATCGAGCTGAAT ACCAAGGTGGGCATCAAGGAGAACCTGAAGGATGAAATCATCAACTACAGATTCAAGACCTCGTTCTTTGATATCTTT CTCTTGGCTCTGTTTCGTTTCGTTGTGCTGCTCTTGGGCTACGCCGTCCTCCGCCTGCGCCACTGGTGGGTCATCGCG GTCACTACACTGGTATCCAGTGCCTTCCTGATTGTGAAGGTCATCCTCTCTGAG CTTCTGACCAAAGGGGCTTTTGGGTATTTGCTTCCCATTGTCTCATTTGTCATTGCTTGGCTGGAGACGTGGTTCCTGGATTTTAAAGTCCTAACTcaggaagcagaagaggaaCGAT ggttcctggcagcccaggctgcagcctcaAGGCCACTGCTGTACCCCCGAGCCCTCTCCGAGGGACAGTTCTACTCCCCGCCTGAATCCTTTGCAG GCTCAGACAACGAGTCTGATGAGGAAGGTGTGGGGAGGAAGGCCTTGACAACTCAG gaaaaggagTATGTCCGACAAGGCAAAGAGGCCATGGAGGTTGTGGACCAAATCCTCGCTCAGGAGGAGAACTGGAAGTTTGAGAAAAACAAT GACTTTGGTGATGTTGTTTACACTTTTGAAATCCCCTTCCACGGCAAGACCTTTATTTTAAAG GCTTTCCTGCAGTGCTCTCCTGAAATGGTTTACCAGGAGGTGATTCTGCAGCCCGAGAAGATGATCCTGTGGAACAGAACAGTGGCAGCTTGCCAG ATCTTGCAGCGGATTGAGGACAACACGATCGTCTCGTACGACGTGGCGGCCGGAGCTGCCGGCGGGGTGGTGTCCCCAAG GGATTTTGTGAACGTGCGTCGGATCGAGAGGAGGAGAGACAGGTACATTTCCTCAGGGATGTCGACCACGCACAGCCTGAAGCCTCCGCTCTCCAAATACGTCAG GGGTGAGAATGGACCTGGGGGATTCATCGTCCTGAAATGTCCCAGCAATGCCAAGGTCTGCACCTTCATCTGGATTCTCAACACGGATCTGAAG GGCCGCCTGCCCCGGTACCTGATCCACCAGAGCCTGGCTGCCACCATGTTCGAGTTCGCCTTCCACCTGCGCCAGCGCGTGGCCGAGCTCTGCTCCAAGCCCTGA
- the PPP1R1B gene encoding protein phosphatase 1 regulatory subunit 1B has protein sequence MDPKERKKIQFSVPAPPSNLDPRAVEMIRRRRPTPAMLFQLSEHSSPEDENLPYQRSGEGCLLKPKRTNPCAYTPPSLKAVQRIVQSHLESGMGGGDSSDGEPDDGCDPDSALESGEGTGDRCHLTLWVPGATVLAPTGGQKVSFAGGIDEREEDLKSLTVSEIPEDPEGAEGDEEEPGQEQDGGTGERRHVGFAEVPSRPIGTERHSPTFPLGTS, from the exons ATGGACCCCAAGGAGCGCAAGAAGATCCAGTTCTCCGTGCCGGCTCCCCCCAGCAACCTGGACCCCCGCGCCGTCGAGATG ATCCGCCGGCGGAGGCCCACGCCGGCCATGCTCTTCCAGCTGTCCGAACACTCCTCCCCAG AGGACGAGAACCTGCCCTACCAG CGCTCGGGCGAGGGCTGCTTGCTCAAACCAAAGAGGACCAACCCGTGTGCCTACACCCCGCCCTCGCTCAAAG CGGTGCAGCGCATCGTGCAGTCCCACCTGGAGAGCGGCATGGGCGGGGGTGACAGCTCCGACGGGGAGCCCGATGACGGCTGCGACCCCGACAGTGCCCTGGAGTCTGGTGAGGGGACGGGGGAC CGGTGTCACCTCACGCTGTGGGTCCCTGGGGCCACCGTGCTGGCCCCTACAGGCGGGCAGAAGGTGTCCTTTGCCGGCGGCATCGACGAGCGCGAGGAGGACCTGAAGTCGCTGACGGTGTCAGAGATCCCCGAGGACCCCGAGGGAGCGGAGGGTGACGAGGAGGAgccggggcaggagcaggacgGTGGCACCGGGG AGCGGCGACACGTCGGCTTCGCCGAGGTGCCCTCGCGTCCTATCGGCACCGAGCGCCACTCGCCCACCTTCCCGCTGGGCACCAGTTAG
- the LOC107604225 gene encoding leucine-rich repeat extensin-like protein 3 has translation PPPPPPPPPPPPPPPPPPPPPPPPPPPPPPPPPPPPPPPPPPPPPPPPPPPPPPPPPPPPPPPPPPPPPPPPPPPPPPPPPPPPPPPPPPPPPPPPPPPPPPPPPPPPPPPPPPPPPPPPPPPPPPPPPPPPPPPPPPPPPPPPPPPPPPPPPPRPP, from the exons cccccccccccccccccccccccccccccccccccccccccccccccccccccccccccccccccccccccccccccccccccccccccccccccccccccccccccccccccccccccccccccccccccccccccccccccccccccccccccccccccccccccccccccccccccccccccccccccccccccccccccccccccccccccccccccccccccccccccccccccccccccccccccccccccccccccccccccccccccccccccccccccccccccccccccccccccccccccccccccccccccccccccccccccccccccccccccccccccccccccccccccccccccccccccccccccccccccccccccccccccccccccccccccccccccccccccccccccccccccccccccccccccccccccccccccc CGACCACCCTGA